One segment of Macrotis lagotis isolate mMagLag1 chromosome 1, bilby.v1.9.chrom.fasta, whole genome shotgun sequence DNA contains the following:
- the LOC141491752 gene encoding alpha-tectorin-like — protein MGHTCGLCGNFNGDPGDDFPPERASPAWDPVASSASQWKPDGDCKDNCANGCPACMAQEQLVPAKAQCWILQDPWGPFSFCHMEIDPETFASACANDLCLSVGNSHTLCLAIKTYAAACQQANVTTRTWRSPSFCVPQCPPHSHYELCACPRHCSCPASKLKCGLMCAEDCVCDDGHLPQGSSCLPAPEPDSAHQGSEP, from the exons ATGGGCCACACCTGTGGGCTCTGTGGGAACTTCAACGGGGATCCTGGTGATGACTTCCCACCAGAAAGAGCATCTCCAGCGTGGGATCCTGTTGCTTCCTCTGCCTCTCAATGGAAGCCGGATGGTGACTGTAAAGACAATTGTGCCAATGGCTGCCCAGCGTGCATGGCACAGGAACAGCTTGTGCCAGCCAAGGCCCAATGCTGGATCCTCCAGGACCCCTGGGGGCCCTTTTCCTTCTGTCACATGGAAATTGACCCAGAGACCTTTGCCTCTGCCTGTGCCAATGATCTATGTCTCTCCGTGGGCAACAGCCATACCTTATGCCTAGCCATCAAGACTTATGCTGCTGCCTGTCAGCAAGCCAATGTCACCACCAGGACCTGGAGGAGCCCTTCCTTCTGTG TTCCCCAATGTCCCCCACACAGCCACTATGAGCTCTGTGCCTGCCCTCGCCACTGCTCCTGTCCTGCCTCTAAGCTGAAGTGTGGGCTCATGTGTGCTGAGGATTGTGTCTGCGATGATGGGCACCTGCCTCAGGGATCCAGCTGTCTCCCAGCCCCAGAGCCTGACAGTGCCCACCAAG GATCTGAGCCCTGA